A stretch of Sphingomonas sp. G-3-2-10 DNA encodes these proteins:
- a CDS encoding YaiI/YqxD family protein: MTPHILVDGDACPVKEEIYKVAFRHEAPVTVVSNSFLRIPQHPLLKRVTVSDGFDAADDWIAEQANTESIVITADILLADRALKAGAMVLSPTGKPFTTSSIGGAIATRAIMADLRAGGEQLGGPAPFSKTDRSRFLQALDTALVQLRRR, encoded by the coding sequence GTGACGCCGCACATCCTCGTCGATGGGGACGCCTGCCCGGTGAAGGAGGAGATCTACAAGGTCGCCTTCCGGCACGAGGCGCCCGTCACGGTGGTGAGCAACAGCTTCCTGCGCATCCCGCAGCATCCGTTGCTCAAGCGGGTGACGGTGAGCGACGGCTTCGACGCGGCGGACGACTGGATCGCGGAACAGGCCAATACGGAAAGCATCGTCATCACTGCCGACATATTGCTCGCCGATCGCGCGCTGAAGGCCGGGGCGATGGTGCTGTCGCCCACCGGCAAGCCCTTCACCACCAGTTCGATCGGCGGCGCCATCGCCACCCGCGCGATCATGGCCGATCTGCGCGCGGGCGGGGAGCAGCTTGGCGGCCCCGCGCCCTTCTCGAAAACCGATCGCTCGCGCTTCCTTCAGGCGCTCGACACCGCGCTGGTTCAGCTCAGGCGCCGATAA
- a CDS encoding BadF/BadG/BcrA/BcrD ATPase family protein, producing MVYFLGIDAGGSHCRSRLIDANGTIIGTGETGPANARIGMELLHATLWDACSQAIDKAGLDAEAASTIHAGMGIAGISRPGVRDSLAALEFPFASVAFETDAVIANIGAHGGEDGATLVIGTGSIALVRVGGHNFSIGGYGFPISDEGSGAALGLSAMRHALRALDGRSERTPLSIAVAARFGHETARAVAWMDEASPKDYAELAPLVMDYAENDDAIARSIVEDAALHIERFIHTVLAQGAPACALAGGLSKRMRPWLRERTTAKLVDPLGDPLDGALLLAGYRKG from the coding sequence ATGGTCTATTTTCTCGGCATCGACGCAGGCGGCAGCCATTGCCGCAGCCGGCTGATCGACGCGAACGGGACGATCATCGGCACCGGCGAAACCGGCCCGGCCAATGCCCGGATCGGGATGGAACTGCTCCACGCGACGCTGTGGGACGCGTGCAGCCAGGCGATCGACAAGGCGGGCCTCGATGCCGAGGCGGCGTCGACCATCCATGCGGGCATGGGTATCGCCGGCATCTCGCGCCCCGGCGTGCGCGACAGCCTTGCCGCGCTGGAATTCCCCTTTGCATCGGTCGCGTTCGAAACCGATGCGGTGATCGCCAATATCGGCGCGCATGGCGGCGAGGATGGCGCGACCTTGGTGATCGGCACCGGCAGCATCGCGCTGGTCCGCGTCGGCGGGCATAATTTCTCGATCGGCGGATACGGCTTCCCGATCTCCGACGAAGGCAGCGGTGCTGCGCTGGGGCTGAGCGCGATGCGCCACGCCCTGCGCGCGCTCGATGGGCGGAGCGAGCGGACCCCACTGTCGATCGCGGTCGCCGCGCGCTTCGGGCATGAGACAGCGCGGGCGGTAGCGTGGATGGATGAGGCGAGTCCGAAGGATTATGCCGAACTGGCGCCGCTGGTGATGGACTATGCCGAGAATGACGACGCGATCGCCCGGTCGATCGTCGAGGACGCGGCGCTGCATATCGAGCGGTTCATCCACACCGTGCTGGCGCAGGGCGCGCCGGCCTGCGCGCTGGCGGGCGGCCTGTCGAAGCGGATGCGGCCCTGGCTACGCGAGCGGACGACGGCGAAGCTGGTCGATCCGCTGGGCGATCCGCTGGACGGCGCGCTGCTGCTGGCGGGGTATCGGAAGGGCTAG
- a CDS encoding helix-turn-helix domain-containing protein, which translates to MTKDRDSADDDFGSARVKSVEVTVQILEVLTEASDPVRVTDMARQLDMTKARVSRHLQTLTRLGLVDKAREGEGYVFGRKLLKFGRAAVYRSNLVQLARPFLQDLFNATGHTALLATPTRGGAMVVSSVNNQFEPGIMIHPGMLFTLPNSPAARLIYFFENQKPSPPRVAANLAAYGVDFEANPRGTGLGSIVAPIFEPDGLVSGTIGIILSSSLLFPEPDENLLAQVRYTAARLQSEYAEGAVSPYMPEMIESASA; encoded by the coding sequence ATGACCAAGGACAGGGATAGCGCCGACGACGATTTCGGTTCGGCGCGGGTGAAGAGCGTCGAGGTTACCGTCCAGATCCTGGAGGTATTGACCGAAGCATCCGATCCGGTGCGCGTGACCGATATGGCGCGTCAGCTCGACATGACCAAGGCGCGCGTGTCGCGGCATTTGCAGACGCTGACCCGGCTGGGTCTGGTCGACAAGGCGCGCGAAGGCGAAGGCTATGTCTTCGGGCGCAAACTGCTGAAGTTCGGCCGCGCCGCGGTGTATCGCAGCAATCTCGTCCAGCTCGCCCGCCCGTTCCTGCAGGACCTGTTCAACGCGACTGGCCATACGGCGCTGCTGGCCACGCCGACGCGCGGCGGTGCGATGGTGGTGTCTTCGGTCAACAACCAGTTCGAGCCGGGGATCATGATCCATCCGGGCATGTTGTTCACCCTGCCGAACTCGCCGGCGGCGCGGCTGATCTATTTCTTCGAGAACCAGAAGCCGTCACCCCCACGCGTGGCGGCCAACCTCGCGGCCTATGGCGTCGATTTCGAGGCCAATCCGCGCGGCACCGGGCTGGGCAGCATCGTCGCGCCGATCTTCGAGCCGGACGGTCTGGTCAGCGGGACGATCGGCATCATCCTGTCCTCGTCGCTGCTGTTTCCCGAGCCGGACGAGAATCTGCTGGCGCAGGTCCGCTACACCGCGGCGCGGTTGCAGAGCGAATATGCCGAGGGCGCGGTGTCGCCCTATATGCCCGAGATGATCGAGAGCGCTTCGGCCTGA
- a CDS encoding thiamine pyrophosphate-dependent enzyme, with product MADDQARAIETKPNRMTGGDALVAGLHRWGVDTLFGVPGVQLDEFFDGLQRNGDGIRVLHSRHEQGAAYMALGYAMVTGKPGVCAVVPGPGLLNAGAALSTAYATNARVLVLTSTVNSAMIDRRQGALHEINDQDGLLRSLTKWSARATHASQIPGLLDEAFRQLLTGRPRPVALEVPPDILAQTGFFAYPQAKPALTNPAADPAAIERAAELIAGAKNPMIIVGGGAQEAGAEVRELAALIQAPIVSRHMGRGVVRSDDEYSLPAAAAIPHWPDVDVVIGIGSRMTQLREWGSDARLKVVHIDLDQSEITRIAPPAVGIVADAAPATRLLVDAIAALNPSPAPRTAEFAAIRAAFREEVAAEIQPQVGILDVIRAAMDDDDVFVDEMTQVGYTSRYALPILAPRTYVNSSYQGTLGYGFATALGAQVGAGKRRVISVNGDGGFMYTMPELATAVLHNIPLIAIVFNDGNFGNVRRIQANKYGGRLIASNLHNPDFVALATAFGVKGILAEGAEGLARALEEAKQADGPVLIEVPMNLEKTPSPWKHVHGRKVR from the coding sequence ATGGCGGATGATCAGGCCCGGGCAATCGAGACCAAGCCGAACCGGATGACGGGCGGCGATGCGCTGGTCGCGGGCCTGCATCGTTGGGGTGTCGACACGCTGTTCGGCGTGCCGGGCGTGCAGCTCGACGAGTTCTTCGACGGGCTTCAGCGCAACGGCGACGGCATCCGCGTGCTGCACAGCCGCCACGAACAGGGCGCGGCCTATATGGCGCTCGGCTATGCGATGGTGACCGGCAAGCCCGGCGTCTGCGCGGTCGTGCCCGGCCCCGGCCTGCTCAATGCCGGCGCGGCGCTGTCCACCGCCTACGCCACCAACGCCCGCGTCCTCGTGCTGACCAGCACGGTCAACAGCGCGATGATCGACCGGCGTCAGGGCGCGCTGCACGAGATCAACGATCAGGACGGCCTGCTGCGCAGCCTCACCAAATGGTCGGCGCGCGCGACGCACGCCAGCCAGATCCCCGGCCTGCTCGACGAAGCGTTCCGCCAGCTGCTGACCGGCCGGCCGCGCCCCGTCGCGCTCGAAGTGCCGCCCGACATTCTCGCCCAGACCGGCTTCTTCGCCTATCCGCAAGCAAAGCCTGCCCTGACCAACCCGGCAGCCGATCCCGCTGCGATCGAACGCGCCGCTGAACTGATCGCAGGCGCGAAGAACCCGATGATCATCGTCGGTGGCGGCGCACAGGAAGCCGGCGCCGAAGTTCGCGAACTCGCGGCACTCATCCAGGCGCCGATCGTCAGCCGCCATATGGGCCGCGGCGTGGTCCGCTCGGACGATGAGTATTCGCTGCCCGCCGCCGCCGCGATCCCGCACTGGCCCGACGTCGACGTCGTTATCGGCATCGGCAGCCGCATGACCCAGCTGCGCGAATGGGGCAGCGATGCCCGGCTGAAGGTGGTCCATATCGACCTCGACCAGTCCGAGATCACCCGCATCGCGCCGCCCGCCGTGGGCATCGTCGCCGACGCCGCTCCGGCCACGCGCCTGCTGGTCGATGCCATCGCCGCGCTCAATCCCTCGCCCGCGCCGCGCACCGCCGAATTCGCCGCGATCCGCGCTGCCTTCCGCGAGGAAGTCGCCGCCGAGATCCAGCCGCAGGTCGGCATCCTCGACGTGATCCGCGCCGCGATGGACGATGACGATGTGTTCGTGGATGAGATGACCCAGGTCGGCTACACTTCGCGCTATGCCCTGCCGATCCTTGCCCCGCGCACCTATGTCAATTCCAGCTATCAGGGCACGCTCGGCTATGGCTTCGCCACTGCGCTGGGAGCGCAGGTCGGTGCGGGCAAGCGGCGCGTGATCTCGGTCAATGGCGATGGCGGCTTCATGTACACCATGCCCGAACTGGCGACCGCGGTGCTGCACAACATCCCGCTGATCGCGATCGTGTTCAACGACGGCAATTTCGGCAATGTCCGCCGCATCCAGGCCAACAAATATGGCGGCCGCCTGATCGCGTCGAACCTCCACAATCCGGACTTCGTGGCGCTGGCTACCGCGTTCGGGGTGAAGGGCATCCTCGCCGAAGGCGCCGAGGGCCTCGCCCGCGCGCTGGAGGAAGCGAAGCAGGCCGACGGCCCGGTGCTGATCGAAGTGCCGATGAACCTCGAAAAGACGCCCTCGCCGTGGAAGCATGTGCATGGCCGCAAGGTCCGCTGA
- the argE gene encoding acetylornithine deacetylase produces MAARSADRRPSAATIDILRTLVAFPTVSRDSNLDLIHWVRDYLAGHGIESVLSQGSDPGKANLFATIPGRNGGKGEGGIVLSGHSDVVPVEGQNWSSDPFVLEERDGKLFGRGTCDMKGFIAACLAKVPALAAAPLAEPVHLAISFDEEIGCKGVGHMLHDLVDRGVKPRGCVVGEPTSMDAVIGHKTGSAYGCAVTGLEMHSSLAPMGVNAIFYAARVIGWIEAKAAQLRAEEQRHDGYSVPFSTLSVGVIEGGFASNIVPALCRFRFDIRTLPWTDPDAIIAELEAWIARDLLPEMRAIAPDADIRIGMNGRVPGFAIDADAPLTRYVQRLAGSNAPPSFVAFGSEAGLFQAKGVPSVLCGPGSIEQAHKPDEYVSLEQLARCEDFLDRLATTPFAQAEALSIISGI; encoded by the coding sequence ATGGCCGCAAGGTCCGCTGACCGCCGCCCGTCGGCGGCGACAATCGACATCCTGCGGACGCTGGTTGCGTTTCCCACGGTCAGCCGGGATTCCAATCTCGATCTGATCCACTGGGTGCGCGATTATCTGGCGGGGCACGGCATTGAGTCCGTGCTCAGTCAGGGGAGCGACCCGGGGAAGGCGAACCTGTTCGCGACGATTCCCGGGAGGAATGGCGGCAAGGGCGAAGGCGGCATCGTCCTCTCCGGCCATAGCGACGTCGTGCCGGTCGAGGGCCAGAACTGGAGCAGCGACCCGTTCGTGCTGGAAGAGCGCGACGGCAAGCTGTTCGGGCGCGGCACCTGCGACATGAAGGGGTTCATCGCCGCCTGTCTGGCCAAGGTGCCGGCACTCGCCGCCGCACCGCTGGCCGAGCCGGTCCATCTCGCAATCTCGTTCGACGAAGAGATCGGCTGCAAGGGCGTCGGCCATATGCTCCACGATCTGGTGGATCGCGGCGTGAAACCCCGCGGCTGCGTCGTCGGCGAGCCGACCTCGATGGACGCCGTGATCGGGCACAAGACCGGCAGCGCCTATGGCTGCGCGGTCACCGGCCTCGAAATGCACAGCTCGCTCGCGCCGATGGGCGTGAACGCGATCTTCTATGCCGCGCGCGTGATCGGCTGGATCGAAGCCAAGGCCGCGCAGCTTCGCGCCGAGGAGCAGCGGCACGACGGCTATTCGGTGCCCTTTTCGACACTGTCGGTCGGCGTGATCGAAGGCGGGTTCGCCAGCAACATCGTGCCCGCGCTGTGCCGCTTCCGCTTCGACATCCGCACGCTTCCCTGGACCGATCCCGACGCGATCATCGCCGAGCTGGAAGCGTGGATCGCGCGCGACTTGCTGCCCGAGATGCGCGCCATCGCGCCCGATGCGGATATCCGGATCGGGATGAACGGCCGCGTCCCCGGCTTCGCGATCGACGCCGATGCGCCGCTGACCCGCTATGTCCAGCGCCTCGCCGGATCGAATGCCCCGCCCAGCTTCGTCGCCTTCGGGTCGGAAGCCGGGCTGTTTCAGGCCAAGGGTGTGCCCTCGGTCCTATGCGGCCCGGGCTCGATCGAGCAGGCGCACAAGCCCGACGAATATGTCAGCCTCGAACAGCTCGCCCGGTGCGAAGACTTCCTCGACCGGCTGGCAACGACGCCGTTCGCTCAGGCCGAAGCGCTCTCGATCATCTCGGGCATATAG
- a CDS encoding DJ-1/PfpI family protein yields the protein MTMDQGEPGNAGRRQFLQSAVAAGVGGYLMSQSAGAQTAPKPIPPGTLGAAGAGPDRPKIAMLVHPKMVMQDLIGPMTVFNLMRCEIHLVWKTREPVMTELGITVAPTTTFAECPEVVDVLFVPGGLDGTIALMDDAEVLKFLADRGKTARYITSDCTGSLLLGAAGLLQGYKATSHWMVRDELALMGAIPVHDRVVQDRNRITGGGVTAGIDFGLTLAALLRSREEAETIQLVIEYAPAPPFDAGTPETAPKAIVDRLMSRRGPTVEQARQKAQRAGRALKR from the coding sequence ATGACGATGGACCAGGGCGAACCGGGCAATGCAGGCCGCAGACAATTCCTCCAGTCGGCCGTTGCCGCTGGCGTGGGCGGCTATCTGATGTCGCAGAGCGCGGGCGCGCAGACTGCACCCAAGCCGATCCCGCCGGGGACGCTGGGCGCGGCGGGCGCGGGGCCGGATCGGCCCAAGATCGCAATGCTGGTCCATCCCAAGATGGTTATGCAGGACCTGATCGGGCCGATGACGGTGTTCAACCTGATGCGCTGCGAGATTCATCTGGTGTGGAAGACGCGCGAGCCGGTGATGACCGAACTGGGCATCACGGTCGCGCCGACCACAACCTTCGCCGAATGCCCCGAAGTGGTCGATGTGCTGTTCGTGCCCGGCGGCCTCGATGGCACGATCGCGCTGATGGACGATGCCGAGGTGCTCAAATTCCTCGCCGATCGCGGCAAGACGGCGCGCTACATCACCAGCGACTGCACCGGATCGTTGCTGCTCGGCGCGGCGGGGCTGTTGCAGGGATATAAGGCGACGAGCCACTGGATGGTGCGCGACGAACTGGCGCTGATGGGCGCGATCCCCGTGCATGACCGGGTGGTGCAGGACCGCAACCGGATCACCGGCGGCGGGGTGACCGCGGGGATCGATTTCGGGCTGACGCTGGCGGCGCTGCTGCGCAGCCGCGAGGAAGCCGAGACGATCCAGCTGGTAATCGAATATGCCCCCGCGCCGCCGTTCGACGCGGGAACCCCCGAGACCGCACCCAAGGCGATCGTCGATCGGCTGATGTCGCGCCGGGGACCGACGGTCGAGCAGGCGCGGCAAAAGGCGCAGCGCGCAGGGCGGGCGCTGAAGCGCTGA
- a CDS encoding DJ-1/PfpI family protein — MSMARTPAPLRTLVLAFDGVNLLDIGGPLQALEASEARKGASEHYETIVASVRGGEIRTSTGMPIVTQQLTGIDPATIDTVIVGGGSANGRPIVPADLVEWIAANEAAFRRVCSICAGAFVLAATGLLAGRRATTHWHWAKLLQAENPEIAVEPDSIWVNDGRMWTSAGVTAGIDLTLALIEQDYGHRIAIEAARRLVVFMKRPGGQSQFSVPLLFQSRGDDGFAELHAWMRQNLTGDLRVNRLAAQAGMSERSFGRLYTARMGETPARAVEAMRAEAACGLLESTALSAKQVAAAAGFGDEQNLRRVFVRRFGVNPAEYRQRFAAGGI; from the coding sequence ATGAGCATGGCACGAACTCCGGCACCGCTGCGCACGCTGGTCCTAGCGTTCGATGGGGTCAATCTGCTCGACATCGGCGGACCGCTTCAGGCGCTGGAGGCCAGCGAGGCGCGCAAGGGCGCGTCGGAGCATTACGAAACGATCGTGGCATCGGTGCGCGGCGGCGAGATCCGGACCTCGACCGGGATGCCCATCGTGACGCAGCAGCTAACCGGGATCGACCCCGCGACGATCGACACGGTGATCGTCGGCGGGGGCAGCGCCAACGGGCGGCCGATCGTGCCCGCCGATCTGGTCGAGTGGATCGCCGCCAATGAAGCCGCGTTCCGGCGAGTCTGTTCGATCTGCGCGGGCGCGTTCGTGCTGGCGGCGACCGGACTGCTCGCCGGGCGGCGTGCGACGACGCACTGGCATTGGGCGAAGCTGCTTCAGGCGGAAAATCCGGAAATCGCGGTCGAGCCCGATTCGATCTGGGTGAATGACGGGCGGATGTGGACCTCAGCCGGGGTGACGGCGGGGATCGACCTGACGCTGGCGCTGATCGAGCAGGATTATGGCCATCGCATCGCGATCGAAGCGGCGCGGCGGCTGGTGGTGTTCATGAAGCGGCCGGGGGGACAGTCGCAATTCTCGGTGCCGTTGCTGTTCCAGAGCAGGGGAGATGACGGCTTTGCCGAGCTCCATGCGTGGATGCGGCAGAATCTGACGGGCGATCTGCGGGTTAACCGGCTGGCGGCGCAGGCGGGTATGTCCGAGCGCAGCTTCGGCAGGCTCTATACCGCGCGCATGGGTGAGACCCCCGCGCGGGCGGTGGAAGCGATGCGCGCGGAGGCGGCGTGCGGGTTGCTCGAATCGACCGCGCTTTCGGCCAAGCAGGTCGCGGCGGCGGCGGGCTTTGGCGACGAACAGAATCTCCGGCGCGTGTTCGTGCGGCGTTTCGGCGTCAATCCGGCCGAATATCGCCAGCGGTTCGCGGCTGGCGGGATTTGA
- a CDS encoding DEAD/DEAH box helicase, which translates to MPFSNLPPLLSEALAARGYAAPTAVQAAVIEAEAHGRDLIVSAQTGSGKTVAFGLAMANELLGEDGRVVPSREPLALIIAPTRELALQVSRELMWLYGNAGARIATCVGGMDASKERRNLSYGAHIVVGTPGRLRDHLERGALDLSALRVAVLDEADEMLDMGFREDLEEILDATPGERRTLLFSATMPKPIVALAKRYQRDALRISTVGEDRGHGDISYQAVAVSPSDIEHAVINLLRFHEAETAMLFCATRDNVRRLHATLVERGFAAVALSGEHSQNERNHALQALRDRRARVCVATDVAARGIDLPTLSLVIHVELPRDAETLQHRSGRTGRAGKKGTAVLIVPYPRRRRVEQVLKGARIEFEWIDAPTPETIRAQDHERLLVNLLEPAEFDDEDRALAARLLAERSPEDIAAALVQAHRGKLPSPEELSDRSHSDRRDERQPAHRAGFEDIVWFRMDIGRRQNADPRWILPLLCRRGHITKNEIGAIRIGPNETMFQVPRAIAAKFSSALARTANEGEEESGLRIEQAEGGPAPMQERPRLTRNGPNRPAGPPRGTGGPRPDGPRGFAPRGDGPRGDGPRGPRPGGPGGHHAKPFRKGPPKR; encoded by the coding sequence ATGCCATTTTCGAATCTCCCGCCGCTTCTTTCGGAAGCGCTCGCAGCGCGTGGCTATGCCGCGCCCACGGCCGTGCAGGCCGCCGTCATCGAAGCCGAGGCCCACGGCCGCGATCTGATCGTGTCCGCGCAGACCGGATCGGGCAAGACCGTCGCGTTCGGCCTCGCAATGGCCAACGAGCTGCTCGGCGAGGACGGCCGCGTGGTCCCCAGCCGCGAGCCGCTCGCGCTGATCATCGCCCCGACCCGCGAACTCGCGCTGCAGGTCAGCCGCGAGCTGATGTGGCTCTATGGCAATGCCGGCGCGCGCATCGCGACCTGCGTCGGCGGGATGGATGCCTCGAAGGAACGCCGCAACCTCAGCTATGGCGCGCATATCGTCGTCGGCACGCCCGGCCGTCTGCGTGATCACCTCGAACGCGGCGCGCTCGATCTGTCGGCGCTGCGCGTCGCCGTGCTCGACGAAGCCGACGAGATGCTCGACATGGGCTTCCGCGAGGACCTCGAGGAAATCCTCGACGCGACGCCGGGCGAGCGCCGCACTTTGCTGTTCTCCGCGACCATGCCCAAGCCGATCGTGGCGCTGGCCAAGCGCTATCAGCGCGACGCGCTGCGCATCTCGACCGTCGGCGAGGATCGCGGTCATGGCGACATCAGCTATCAGGCCGTCGCGGTCAGCCCGTCGGACATCGAGCACGCGGTCATCAACCTGCTGCGCTTCCACGAAGCCGAGACGGCGATGCTGTTCTGCGCGACGCGCGACAATGTCCGCCGCCTGCACGCGACTCTGGTCGAGCGCGGTTTCGCTGCAGTCGCGCTGTCGGGCGAGCATAGCCAGAACGAGCGCAACCATGCGCTGCAGGCCCTGCGCGACCGCCGCGCCCGCGTCTGCGTCGCGACCGACGTCGCCGCGCGCGGCATCGATCTGCCCACGCTCAGCCTCGTCATCCATGTCGAGCTGCCGCGCGACGCCGAGACGCTCCAGCACCGTTCGGGCCGCACCGGCCGCGCGGGCAAGAAGGGCACCGCCGTCCTGATCGTCCCCTATCCGCGCCGCCGTCGCGTCGAGCAGGTGCTGAAGGGCGCGCGCATCGAGTTCGAATGGATCGACGCGCCGACGCCCGAAACGATCCGCGCACAGGATCATGAGCGGCTGCTGGTCAATCTGCTCGAACCGGCCGAGTTCGACGACGAGGATCGCGCTCTCGCCGCGCGGCTGCTCGCCGAGCGCAGCCCCGAGGATATCGCCGCCGCACTGGTTCAGGCGCATCGCGGCAAGCTTCCCAGCCCGGAAGAACTGAGCGACCGCAGCCATTCGGACCGGCGCGACGAACGCCAGCCGGCGCACCGTGCCGGCTTCGAGGATATCGTGTGGTTCCGCATGGATATCGGCCGCCGCCAGAATGCCGATCCGCGCTGGATCCTGCCCTTGCTGTGCCGTCGCGGCCACATCACCAAGAACGAGATCGGCGCGATCCGCATCGGTCCGAACGAGACGATGTTCCAGGTGCCGCGCGCCATTGCCGCGAAGTTCAGCTCAGCCCTCGCTCGCACCGCGAACGAAGGCGAGGAGGAAAGCGGCCTCCGTATCGAGCAGGCCGAAGGCGGCCCCGCTCCGATGCAGGAGCGTCCGCGCCTGACCCGCAACGGCCCGAACCGTCCCGCCGGCCCGCCGCGCGGCACCGGTGGCCCGCGTCCGGACGGCCCGCGCGGGTTCGCGCCGCGAGGTGACGGTCCGCGTGGCGACGGTCCTCGCGGTCCGCGTCCGGGTGGCCCCGGCGGCCATCACGCCAAGCCGTTCCGCAAGGGTCCGCCCAAGCGGTGA
- a CDS encoding N-acetylmuramic acid 6-phosphate etherase translates to MSTETVDPRFIDIDLWPTQVAIEAMLEGQMAAMATIRGQAGAIAAAAEAAADRLRRGGRLVYAGAGTSGRVAVQDGVELGPTYGWPEDRTVYLMAGGRKALTDAVEGAEDDAEAARAEIAEAGVGPDDVVIGVAASGRTPYTVAAVEAGRAAGALTLGISNNPDTPLLAAAEHPLLIETGSELVAGSTRMKAGSAQKAVLNLFSTATMIRLGGVYRGRMVGMRISNIKLGKRAVAMVAELAEVDGGTAQAALDAAGRDIRKAVLIAKGMDGDAADVALAEAGGDLRRVIGA, encoded by the coding sequence ATGTCCACCGAAACCGTCGATCCGCGCTTCATCGATATCGATCTCTGGCCGACCCAGGTCGCGATCGAGGCGATGCTGGAGGGCCAGATGGCGGCGATGGCGACGATCCGGGGACAGGCGGGCGCGATCGCGGCTGCGGCGGAGGCCGCGGCCGACCGGCTGCGGCGCGGGGGACGGCTGGTCTATGCCGGAGCGGGCACCTCTGGCCGCGTCGCGGTGCAGGACGGAGTCGAGCTGGGGCCGACCTATGGCTGGCCCGAGGACCGGACGGTGTATCTGATGGCGGGCGGGCGCAAGGCGCTGACCGATGCGGTCGAAGGCGCCGAGGACGATGCCGAAGCGGCGCGGGCGGAGATCGCCGAAGCCGGCGTCGGCCCCGACGATGTGGTGATCGGCGTCGCGGCGAGCGGGCGGACGCCTTACACCGTCGCGGCGGTCGAGGCCGGCCGCGCAGCCGGTGCGCTGACGCTCGGCATATCCAACAATCCCGATACGCCCTTGCTGGCGGCGGCCGAGCATCCGCTGCTGATCGAGACGGGCAGCGAGCTCGTCGCCGGATCGACGCGGATGAAGGCGGGCAGCGCGCAAAAGGCGGTGCTCAACCTCTTCTCCACCGCGACGATGATCCGGCTGGGGGGCGTCTATCGCGGCCGGATGGTCGGGATGCGCATCTCGAACATCAAGCTGGGCAAGCGCGCCGTGGCGATGGTGGCCGAACTGGCCGAAGTCGATGGCGGAACCGCGCAGGCGGCGCTGGACGCGGCCGGCCGCGATATCCGCAAGGCCGTGCTGATCGCGAAGGGCATGGATGGCGACGCCGCCGATGTCGCGCTGGCCGAAGCCGGGGGCGATTTGCGCCGGGTTATCGGCGCCTGA
- the nagA gene encoding N-acetylglucosamine-6-phosphate deacetylase, giving the protein MTATALTGAVIVTPDAVLQGHALLIEGERIAGIVPLDTVPPDAERIRLGGGWLLPGFIDTQVNGGGDVLFNAMPTVAGIRAIAAAHRRFGTTGLLPTLISDDLSVVEAAMDAVDEAILAGEPGILGIHVEGPFLNVDKKGIHDASKFRALDPAAIELFSRPRPGIRMITLAPELAPPGAIRALADAGVIVAAGHSMADYDQTRAALAEGLHGFTHLFNAMTQLGNRQPGMVGAAIEDRASRFGLIVDGHHVHPTTLRIALAARGIDGAMLVTDAMPPVGGVARDFALMDRRIHLADGMVTGADGTLAGSALTMAQAVRNTMDLLGHSLAEASLMASGNPAAFLGLAGRTGAISPGLAADLVHLDEDRRVTATWIAGQRSDEGEA; this is encoded by the coding sequence ATGACCGCCACGGCCCTGACAGGCGCAGTGATCGTCACGCCCGATGCGGTGCTGCAGGGCCACGCGCTGCTGATCGAAGGCGAACGCATCGCCGGCATCGTCCCGCTCGACACCGTTCCGCCCGATGCCGAACGCATCCGCCTGGGCGGCGGCTGGCTGCTGCCCGGCTTTATCGACACGCAGGTCAATGGCGGCGGCGACGTTCTGTTCAACGCCATGCCCACCGTCGCGGGCATCCGCGCTATCGCCGCCGCGCATCGCCGCTTCGGCACTACCGGCCTGTTGCCCACGCTGATCAGCGACGATCTGTCGGTGGTCGAAGCGGCGATGGACGCGGTGGACGAAGCGATCCTTGCCGGCGAGCCGGGCATATTGGGCATCCATGTCGAAGGCCCGTTCCTCAACGTGGACAAGAAGGGCATCCACGACGCGTCGAAATTCCGCGCGCTCGATCCGGCCGCGATCGAGCTGTTCTCCCGCCCGCGCCCCGGCATCCGGATGATCACGCTGGCGCCTGAGCTGGCCCCGCCCGGCGCGATTCGCGCGCTGGCCGATGCAGGCGTGATCGTGGCGGCGGGACACAGCATGGCCGATTACGACCAGACCCGCGCCGCACTGGCCGAGGGGCTGCACGGCTTCACCCATTTGTTCAACGCGATGACTCAGCTCGGCAATCGTCAGCCCGGCATGGTCGGCGCGGCGATCGAGGATCGCGCCAGCCGCTTCGGCCTGATCGTGGACGGGCACCACGTCCACCCCACCACACTGCGCATCGCGCTGGCCGCACGCGGGATCGACGGGGCGATGCTGGTCACCGATGCGATGCCCCCGGTGGGGGGCGTCGCGCGGGACTTCGCGCTGATGGATCGGCGCATCCATCTCGCCGACGGCATGGTCACCGGCGCCGACGGCACACTGGCCGGATCGGCGCTGACGATGGCGCAGGCGGTGCGCAACACGATGGACCTGCTCGGCCATTCGCTTGCCGAAGCGTCGCTGATGGCCAGCGGGAACCCGGCTGCGTTTCTGGGGCTAGCGGGGCGTACCGGCGCGATCTCTCCCGGCCTCGCCGCCGATCTGGTGCATCTGGACGAAGACCGCCGCGTCACCGCCACATGGATCGCTGGGCAGCGATCGGACGAAGGCGAAGCCTAG